One region of Mucilaginibacter gotjawali genomic DNA includes:
- a CDS encoding helix-turn-helix domain-containing protein translates to MSKRVARLSLSKFADLYADKLAGPDFFITDEKQLLSLSEFPYRSDGYIIGICTRGHARVEVNLQNYEARPDAMLLATPFHVLRIYNSSEDFLCRFIVFSKAFLTENNVNSHFLESFSYFKSASIPVIYPEHADAAVLLDIYLQIKQILEREDHPYRVEISRSILTMLLYEVAFIYEKQHLIIKGKQTRKQELNVLFQELVFHHYKEHRNVQYYADALFVSPKHLTETIKEVTGRTAGEWIDDAVVLEAKVLLRNHQISIARVAENIHFPDQSSFGKYFKKHTGMSPSDYRLVSSY, encoded by the coding sequence ATGAGTAAAAGAGTCGCCCGTTTAAGCTTATCAAAATTTGCTGACTTATACGCAGATAAATTAGCAGGACCTGATTTTTTCATCACCGATGAAAAGCAGTTGTTAAGCTTAAGTGAATTTCCTTACCGGTCTGACGGTTACATCATTGGTATTTGCACACGCGGACATGCCCGCGTTGAAGTAAACCTTCAGAATTACGAAGCCAGGCCCGACGCAATGCTTTTGGCTACCCCATTTCATGTTTTAAGGATCTATAACAGCAGCGAAGATTTTTTGTGCAGGTTTATTGTTTTTTCAAAAGCGTTTTTAACCGAAAACAATGTTAACAGCCACTTTTTGGAATCATTCAGCTATTTTAAAAGTGCTTCTATCCCTGTAATTTATCCCGAACATGCAGACGCGGCCGTGTTATTGGATATTTACCTGCAGATAAAACAAATTTTAGAGCGGGAGGACCATCCCTACCGCGTCGAAATATCACGAAGCATTCTCACCATGCTTTTGTACGAGGTGGCCTTTATTTACGAAAAACAACACCTTATTATTAAAGGCAAACAAACCCGCAAACAGGAGCTGAACGTATTGTTCCAGGAACTGGTATTCCATCATTATAAGGAACACCGGAATGTGCAATATTATGCTGATGCCCTTTTTGTATCGCCTAAACATTTAACAGAAACCATTAAGGAGGTAACCGGCCGGACTGCCGGTGAATGGATTGACGATGCTGTAGTGCTGGAAGCAAAGGTATTGCTACGCAATCACCAGATAAGCATCGCGCGCGTAGCCGAGAATATCCACTTTCCCGATCAATCGTCCTTCGGCAAGTATTTTAAAAAACATACCGGCATGTCGCCATCCGACTATCGTTTGGTTTCTTCTTATTAA